GTGTTATAGGTAGAGTGGGTGCTTTATGTCATTTCCGTGTTGTCATCTTCGGTGTTCCGAAAAAAGATGCATGCAAAGAGATTTCGCTGCCACACTGCTCGACTACCTTCCTAAGTTATGCATTTTCTAAATGATAGTAGTAATTCATAATTTAGAGTTGCGTCACTCACCTTAATCTACATCAAAAACGGATGGCAGCACATGGTCATGTAATTTCGAAATTTTATAATTTCATTTTTCTGTGTTTTAGCTCAAATCCAGCCGCTCAAAATATGCAATTTcttcgttcttttttttttgctgctaACAATTGAGGATTTTATTAAGACAAAGAGTTTAAGTTGTCCAACAATAATTGTTCCTCTATAATATTAGGAGGAGCATCTGACCTGACCTTATTAACTCTAAACCTTCTACTAAACTTAACTAGCTTGTCAGCTGCTTTATTACAAACTCTAGGAATGTACTTGCATTGTCAACATTGAAATGAAtttaaaactactaaaacatcAAGCAAAATGCCTTCATTCTCCCATGCTATAACtggtgaagctttattaatataGTTTGCAATATTCTTTAGATCAGTTTCGAATATCACATCTGTAAGCTGCATCATTTTACTCCATCTGACAGCATCAAGAAGCGTCAGGCATTCAGTTTGCTCAACATCCTTTATTCCTGCATAGCAGTTTGCTGCGCATCCCCTCCAGGTACCTGCTAAGTCACGCAAAATACAAGAAGTTCCAGTTAGTCTCGTGTTGGGATCAAACGTACCATCACAATTTATTGTTAAGAAAGACATCTTGGGTGGAGTCCATGCTGCATTGGACTGTAGATTGCTATAAAGTATCTGCTGGTTTTGGACAGCAGTTTTATGCAATCTGTCAATATAATTAGCAAAGCAAATAGCTTTTCTTGCAGTAAATCTTGGCTCAGGTTTTTTGTTTTGGAAGACAGTCTCACATCTGTCATTCCATATGCTACAGGTAACCACCATATCAAGATTAATCCAGCTGTCCTCTGAGTTATTCTGCTTATCTTGTAAGAGCCATCCTTGAAATATTTCAAAAACAGAAGTATGAGGCTTTTGTAAGCACTCCCACCTGGGACTTCCATCCAGACAGCGCTTGAATAAGGGCATAAAAATAAGATATGTATAGTGCTTTCATCAAACTGATTGCACATAGGGCATTGTTAGTTGATGTATCCACAGACCCTTGCTAGTCTTTCTCTTGTTGGTAAATAACTGACAAATAtttccaaaagaaatgcttaaccctTGGCCAAGTATGCACTTCCCATAATTCTTTCCATTTGACAGCACAACCTTGAATTTCAGTTGAAACCTGAACATCCCCCAAACTTCCTCATACAACTTGTTGTAGGCAGACTTCAAAGTAAAACCCCCATGTTTTGTGAGTTTCCACATCATCTTGTCATCTAATATTGGAGAAATCCTCATTTTTATTATTAAATCCATAGTTTGTTGATCAAATAAATGTTGAAGTAGTTGCAAATTCCATTCTTTCCCATTTGATTGCATAAGCTCCATAACCCATATATAATCTTCACTGTCATTAATATATGTTCTTGGGGGTAATCCACTCCAATTATCCGTACATCCAACCAAATCTTTATTTTATTTCCCCTTCCTACTCTCCAACAGTTGTTTGCTTTTAAAAATGAGATGTTATGTTGCAGCCCTCTCCATTACCAGGAACAATCATTTTTTGGGATAGCATGTAGCAATCTGGTTGTTGGGAAGTACTTTTCCTGAATTGTCTTTGCCCATGGTTCTTCAGAATTTGTGCATAACCTCCAAGCAGCTCTGACAAGTAAAGCTTGATTTAAAACTCTCAGATCCCTAAAACCTTGTCCTCCAACATTTTTATGTCTGCCTAATATTTTCCAAGAAGTAGTATAAGTACCTTTCTTCTCATCAAatccccaccagaaatctctttgtataGCTTCCATTTGTTTGATAGTATCAACTGGAATCTGTAAACAACTCATTGAATAGGCAGGTATTGTGTTATCCTTCCATTATCTTTTTCAACCAGATAAGAAAAACATtcagttttttcttcttcatgatAAGTGGAATACCAAGATACTTTTCATTGGGATTCATTCTTTGCACTTTCAGTCTTCTAGATAACAATCTGCAGAATCTGTTAGGGACCTTAACACTGAAGTAAACACTTGATTTATTAAAGTTTACCAATTTTCCAGAGGCAGCACCAAAACTATCAATTATCTGAAGAAAATTGTTGACATTGTGCAGATCAGCTGTAGTGAAGAGtaagcagtcatctgcaaataatAAATGGGAAATGGCAGGTGCTTCTGAAGCAATTTTAATTCCCTCTATTTTTCCATTATGTTCAGCATCTAGTAACTGTCTTGAAAAAGATTCCATAAGGATGATAAAAAGATATGGGGAGAGTTGATCCCCCTGCCTAATTCCCCTTGAAGGAGTGTAAGAGTTACAAGGTTCCCTATTTAATAATATTGAGATTTTAGTGGTCCCAATACATTGCATAATCAGTTTACAAAAATCTTCACAGAAGCTCATTTTGTGCATAACATCCATCAAAAAAGGCCATTCAACCCTGTCAAAGACTTTTGACATATCCAACTTAAGAGCAAGAGTATGTTTGTCTTCCTTTTGCCTTTGTATTGTATGAATAAATCTCTTTTGCTAATTGGATATTGTCAGAAATCTGCCTTCCTGGTACATAGGCTGCTTGTAGAGGAGAAATAATCTTACTCATAATCTTCTTCATTCTTGTAGATAATATTTTGGAGATAACTTTATATGAAGTATTACACAAAGCAATTGGCCTAAAATCAGATGGGAGTTGTTTGTTTTTTGTCTTAGGAATCAAAGAGATATTAGTCTCATTTAATTTCTTAAGAAGAAAACCTGTCTGCAAGAATTGTTGCACACTCTGGATCATACTTTGACCAACTATATCCCAATGAGTTTGGAAAAAACCAGGTGGaaatccatctggtcctggagctttCTAAGGATTCATGCTCTTCAATGCTTTTAGAATCTCTTATGCACTTGGGATACTAATACGCATTTGATTATCTTcttctgaaatttcttgtggaatgCAGTTTAAGATATCTTCATTCCTTTCTGGGTTTGATGTTGTGTGAATGTCACTATAGTGTGTGACAAGCAAGTTTTCCAGCTCCACTCTTGTAGTGCACCAATTTCCAGAACTATCTTTTAAAGCAGCAATATGAATTCTGGACCTTCTTCTGTTGGCATTTGTGTGATGAAATTTAGTGTTTCTGTCCATTTCCATGTAGTATTGATCCCTTGATTTCTGTCCCCAAAACTCATTTTGTATATGCTGCCAATGCTCTATCTGCTTCTCAACCTCAAGAACTTGATCATTGTTTTGAGTATGCTGGATATTTTGTTGTAATTGCTTTAGCTGATGATGCAGCAGATGTATATTGCTTTGAATATTCCCAAACTTTTccttgttccattttgaaataaattgTCTAGCAAAAACCAACTTTTTGGATAGTTGGAAAGAATGAGAACCTAAGACTGGTTGATtccaaacaacaacaatttcaaccTTCAAAGTATCATCTCTCTCATAACATTGGAAGTACTTCCAATTTCTTTTTCTGTCACCATCTGAATAAGAAGTATCTAGCATTATTGGACAATGATCAGACCCCAGCTGTGGCAAATGCATAAGTTTTGCATCTGAAAAAGAAAGAACCCACTCTTCATTCGATAAAGCCCTATCCAACCTTGAACGACGAATTCCGGTCCCATGAATATTACCAGACCAAGTGAATGATCTGCCTGTGTAACCCATATCCTCAAGACCAGCTTCAAATATCATGTTGACGTAAGTAGAATCTCTggatgaagaagtaaaagaagtATTTGAAGAAGAAGTATGAGGAACTGCTCCTCTTGAATCATTTTCAAAAATCAAATTCAAGTCACCCATCACAACCCAAGGTTGATTTACTTGGTAACTTAAGTCTCTGATATACCCCCATTGCTTCTATTTGTTATGAGGATAGGGAGAGCCATACATGCATGTTAAGAGACATTCATGCTTTGAAGGATCATCTGtaactaaataattaaatatCCAAGTGTTTGCATTCACAACTTTAAaatcaaatccatctttccataaTAATATGGTACCTCCTGCTTTTCCTACAGATGAAACGAGTTTTTGGTTTGGGAATTTATAAGGTTTAACTAATTTAGTCACTTTTTCTAGACCTATTTTAGTTTCACTAATGAAAATAACATCAGGATTGTATATAAAAATTAGATCATGCAAATGATTTCTAGTGACTTTTTTTAGAAAACCCTGACAGTTCCAAGCTAAAACCCTCATGTCAGCTAGCAATCTAAACTTTCCAATCTCTCTATAATAAGAAGCAGTATGGAAGCTATAAACACTAGAGGAATTATAAGGTGTAAACTGGAACTCAATATGCAGGTGAAAGACTCTATCAAAAATATTAAATCTTAAGAACAAGAAAATAAAGCAAGGTTTATAGTAGACGTAGATAGAAAAGTTTTTTACCGTTATTACATGGCTTCCTTGATTTTGCATGGCATCTGTATTTGTGTTCGCAACATTAATGTTATTTGCAATCATTTCTACTCCATCCATAAAGTCAGTATGAGTATTTATGATCACATTGTCATTTCAAAACCCACCATGAACAACCAAAATGGGTCTTTGAATGGAAGGATTCGAACCATTTGTTTGTTCAGGTTGATTCCTAGCTCTCTTAGTAGTACGCTCTTCCTCAGCTGCATTTGAATCTTCAGCATTCTCTTCAACGTGGACATAATCATTATCCTTATTTTCTCCAGCATTCTCTATAGTAGCCCTTCTTTCTTGGTTCTTAGCCCTACAGTGCTCCTCATATTCTTCCGGAGTCATTGTCCTTTCTCTCAATATTTCTCCAACTTCTTCACATatcgcatcatcatgatgcacaATATAACATTTATCACAAAGGTTATGGGGTTGCTTAACCCAGTGATATCTTATCCAAATTGGTGCTCTAGCATTTATGTTCTACCATTCTCCCCTCTTCAAGGGTTTTGTCAGCTCCATCTCTATACGTACTGTGATCATATTTCCAGATCGCGGCCTGTAGTTTTTAGGAATGAGTCGATATCTTCCTTCCCAAGTCTTCAATTACTTCGTTCACAACTACTTCATGATGATGCTCTAACTGGAGTCCTTTAAATTGTACAGTCCATTCTTGCTTAGTGAAGACATAATCATTATAAGCTTTATTAGTAGTGTATTCCTGCAAAGCCAATAAGCTTCTTTGAACATTCCATGGTGATTTTTTGAGCACATCCTTCATATCTTTTTGAGAAttaaatttgaagacaaaaagataTTTGCCTACAACCCTGGTTTCTCTCTTTCGATAATTCTTCCATAGCAGGTTCAGTTCATCCTTGATTTCTGAGACTTCTATTTCATCATCTGTAGTCTTAAGCTTACCAATAAGACTATTAGACCAAACATCAGCCGCCTTTCTGGCAAAACCGATAGCATATCTATCTCTTCTGATATTAGTCACTCTCAACCCTTCAGTGATCTCACTAACATTGACATTAGCGTTCTCCATTTTTTCAGATAGCAAACGATgttgtttagggtttgttttttctttgggATGAAGATCAAAGCAGGAATACAAACTTTTTATAAAGAAGTTAGAGAATAAAAGATTAATCTCCAAATATCTTGTTTCTTAAAGAAATGGTCATAATAATCTAAAAATTGACTAGGATATTTTCTGCAAGCTGTCGACTGCATGATTTTAGGATAATAAATATAGTTCCTAAACTCACGGGGTGTTTTAGGCGGAAAGtaaagattttgaattttttggtGTTTGACTAGGTTTGGAGTCGGTAGGCTCATTGAGTTTCTCATGAGATCATACTGATATAGGGGATGCCAATGGATATCATACTGATTGATACTCAGCGCTGAAATTAGTGTATACTGCAAAACTGCCGAATGTACTACACATCTTTTAGGCGATACCACCTGGTTTGACAATATAGTTGAAAACATAATGCATAAGCTGAACACAAATATCCAATACTGGATTAGATCCATAGCAAGTTCAGGGAAGCCTGCAAAAGAATTATAGAGCCATCAGAGAAGAATAAAGAAATCAGgatgaaaataagaaaacaaaagaaagtaaatcaaATCAGGGATCAGTTTTTAATATCCCGTTGAATCAACatagaaacaaaagaaaattaaatttgAATCATTAAAGTAAGATCTAAAAGCACAAAATGAATGAAGAAGATAGAACATCATTGATTAGTTCGAACAGGAACAAGAGAATTGAAAATCTTGATTGGAAAATCTAAAAAATCATTGAAATTTTTTTGGTGTGTTGACTCCGAGTTTTCACCCGATTCGCAGAGCTACatacaataattttttttatgaattatATATTAGTCAtttgtttgaagtttttgcaaaTACCGAAGCCATTCTTCATTCTTGTGGAACTACAAGCTATTTGCTCGATCCATGTCAAGGGCCGGGCCACCAGTTTTTGGAGGCACCCGCTACTCTACTAAAAGCCACCAAACACACATTTCACTCCTAAAGAGCGTGATCTTcgagaaaaacaagaagaaggaaaaagcaGAATGCCTCACCCCCTTTTGAATTTTTTCATtaatggaagaagaaaaatcatgtCAACTAAACAACATCGATGATCAAGGAGAAGGAGAACGGGATGATGGAAAGAGGAGGGGCAAGTGATGATTATCATCTTCCTGAGGAAGTGATGATTTAAACTTGAAAAGTATTCTGACGAGATTACCAGTCCGGAGTCTAGCAGTTTGCAGTTTCGTCACTAAGTACTGGTACAATTCAATCTTTAAAAACTCAACATTTTCTTTGATTCACAATATTcagaacaaaaataaagaatttctAGTCTTAAATCTGGTTAATTTAGCCAGAGGAGTTCACTTTTTCAGTTTATTAGGGCAAGAAAATGGGGAGGGTATATTAGAATGAAAATTCTCTTAGATATGatgttcccacatatatatgaaaTTGTAGGTTTCTGCAATGGCTTAGCTTCTTTGAAGCTAGCCATGGCACCTAATTCTAGTAGTGGTGTAATAAGTGTCCTTAATCACAACAGGGGTGAAGCACTTGTCCTCCCTTATGTTTGTCCTACTGGGGGATACATCTTTTTGTGTCATGGTTTTGGTTTGGATCATCATAACAAGCGTACAAGGCTGTAGCTTTTTTTTTGCTTCAGAAGCCAGCGACGAGTTTCTTTGCATGGTCATTACAATTGGATTTATCTCATGGAGAGCGTTAAGGATTAGTACTGCTGATATCTCACCACCACCGAGTTCTCCTCCATTTCCTAGTCGAATGGGTACTAGAGTTTCAAGAACGATATGTAGGCCAGACGCCTTTTGTGGGGGTCATCTTTTTTGGAGGACAATGAACAAAGTTGGTAATAATGATGAGAAGATTGAAATGTTGCTCTCATTCGGCCTCCACACCGAAGAGATTCACTTCATTCAGCTCCCGACTGAATGTACTCTGATGACAACACCGACGACTGAGCGTCACTATTGGCAGATGATCATCTTTTGGAGTTTAAAAGGATACCCTTGTATTGCACATTCTGAGAGGATGACAACAAGATCCAACAATATGGATCATCGTGGCCATCGTTGTAATCATCAGACTGGTGTTTGTTGATGTTGTTACGAGGTTCATATGTACATATTGAAGGACAAGACAAGCAAGTATGGTCCGGGGACGAAACTTTCGATGTTCAGGTTATGGATCAGGAAGATTTACTACCAACTTCCCTCTGTTGCTTAATAAAAGAAAGAACTCCTCTCTATTCGTTCTTAAACACTTCTGCTGCTACGCCTCCTACACGTATATTGACTCTCTCCAATCAGGTATTATTGTATTGGTTCAATGGGGAACGTCTTATATTCTATAATTTGCAAGAGAAACGTCTCTAGGTGGTGGAACGCTCCCGCTCCTATCGTCGTATTTTTCAAACCAAGATGAATAAAAACCTAGAGCGCGGAATTGGTGATGATGATAATATTTAGTGCCCCGTCCATGAATTATCAGCTGCACGCTCAGGTGGAGAACATTGTTTCTCTGGAAACCTTCATTCCTAAAGAAGCTAAAACTAGTGTATGTGGTAGTGCTGATGAGCTGAGGCACCTTGTCAGTAACAACCTAGTGACAGGATGGCTGGCTTCGAGAAAAATACCACACACAGCTTATGCTTTCACTTAATTTGTTTGTCCTTTTTCAGTTTTCTGTTCAGACTACTAATGTTCATTGCAGTGTTGTTTATCTgtttatttatttcctaaagatCCATGCATGAAACTGAATAGACATTTGCAATTGCTAATATTCTCACACAGGTTTATGATTCTATTCACATTGATTAGTTATTTGGATGAAAGCAATCACTATTGCAGAATATATGGAATGTGATTTGTAGTCCTAAGGAACTGTTGATGTCTCAGTTGCTTTCACGTCTTACTTTGGTTGTACCTTGCCTATTCGAGGGTGTGATGCTGTGCACTGTTGAGATACATAACTTTAGCTGTCAATAGTTTGTTATGTAAGTTTATAGCAGTTATCATGATTATTAGATGACAGTTCTGTTTGTACATATTGTTGGGACTTGAATTCTCAATAACCATCTATGTTCTGTCACAAAACACTAATCTTCAATCAGTTATACAGTGCTGCTTTTTGTAAAGGTTCAATGCTTTCGTGGTTCTTCTGGTTTGTTTGCTTGGTACGGCTTACTTTATGCTTCAGCAGGACCAGTAAGGTATGGGTAATTTTAGGATACAACTATATATAATTCCAAGCAAGAGTTTCTACTTTCTTATAACGTTACCCATTTTGTCTGCACGAGCATGAATTGTATGTATTGTGACTAGGGCGTCTCTTTTGCAGTTTCTAAATGTCACTCAGGTATTGCCCATTCATATCATTTGTGAAGGAAAAATATACTTATTTAAATCTTCATTTTAAATTCGCATAGTCTCTGTTACTGTATTGTTTTGAGATATGCTTGGAGTCATAACAGCAATATCAGGGTTTAAATTCCTCGGGATGTCTATATTTGACAGGGTTTCAGATGATTTTTGGCGTCCTTAAACCTAGATAAACCATCTGTTCTGGATATATAGAGTTTCTAGACTTTGAAACACTGAGCACCCTGGTGAAACTGAAGTGATTTTTTCTTTGGATATTGTGCTGTTGTTTTAAATTATATCCTCTCAGGCTGCATCTCATTTATGCAATACCTTGTCATATCTCGTATTTGGTCAGATCTATATCCTTCATTTTGAGTTTGAGAAAGGCATTAAATTATTTCCATCATTTTATTGGTTTCAGAATATGTGGTTACTGCATCCTCGTCTATTTGGTATCGAGCTTTTGAAACACTCCAGTTTCCTAGTGACTCAGCACACACTAAAGGCCACCACCTCTTT
This DNA window, taken from Papaver somniferum cultivar HN1 chromosome 3, ASM357369v1, whole genome shotgun sequence, encodes the following:
- the LOC113359115 gene encoding uncharacterized protein LOC113359115, whose amino-acid sequence is MGDLNLIFENDSRGAVPHTSSSNTSFTSSSRDSTYVNMIFEAGLEDMGYTGRSFTWSGNIHGTGIRRSRLDRALSNEEWVLSFSDAKLMHLPQLGSDHCPIMLDTSYSDGDRKRNWKYFQCYERDDTLKVEIVVVWNQPVLGSHSFQLSKKLVFARQFISKWNKEKFGNIQSNIHLLHHQLKQLQQNIQHTQNNDQVLEVEKQIEHWQHIQNEFWGQKSRDQYYMEMDRNTKFHHTNANRRRSRIHIAALKDSSGNWCTTRVELENLLVTHYSDIHTTSNPERNEDILNCIPQEISEEDNQMRISIPSA